Proteins encoded by one window of Syntrophus gentianae:
- a CDS encoding SpoIIE family protein phosphatase — protein MSSFLLIRSTGEQQLVSSEKQKIRIGRLPDNEIWIDDPSVSRRHATLTLDDGNPVLSDLGSRNGTSVNGTRISSTTLSSGDIIGVGTVRIIYEPSIKRGVNSAKEDVTSETLSMPSPAGRSTPPMELLETVADIARQIGGDRSLEELLNSILVLCVEKTGAERASIMLLNDAGQLVPCAYFSTIPSSDPFAISRTMARKAMTENKAQLLRDVAGFAGPDMSESLYGLKARSAICAPLCAGETTIGVFFLDTTRHERQFGEVDLLFFSTLSAMIAEKVANVRLSEIAREKRRLDAELVAASDIQAHLFPAELPTVAGYDLSVRVHPCREIGGDYFDVFAVGGTYVITIADVVGKGIGAAMLMSNLQAMVRSLAQQFSEPSLLLEKINADLISRVGEGRFITCFLMTLNSRNHQIRYANAGHNQPLLCRCTGEIVPLDFSFTVNWAFVPIGISNLLNSLYRSLKKSGPSQKCGAK, from the coding sequence GATTCGAATCGGCCGGCTGCCCGATAACGAGATCTGGATTGATGATCCTTCCGTTTCTCGAAGGCATGCAACGCTTACCCTTGACGATGGCAACCCTGTCCTTTCGGATCTGGGGAGCCGCAATGGAACCTCCGTCAACGGTACGCGGATATCATCGACGACCCTTTCCAGTGGCGACATCATCGGAGTCGGGACTGTCCGGATTATTTATGAGCCCTCGATAAAACGGGGCGTCAACTCGGCAAAAGAGGATGTCACTTCGGAAACCCTTTCCATGCCGTCCCCTGCCGGGCGGTCGACACCGCCTATGGAGTTGCTGGAAACCGTGGCGGACATCGCCCGCCAGATTGGGGGAGACAGATCCCTGGAGGAACTCCTGAACTCGATTCTGGTCCTCTGTGTGGAGAAGACAGGTGCGGAAAGGGCTTCCATCATGCTCCTGAATGATGCCGGTCAGCTGGTCCCCTGCGCCTATTTCTCGACCATCCCCTCCTCAGATCCCTTCGCCATAAGCAGGACGATGGCCCGGAAGGCCATGACGGAAAACAAGGCACAACTTCTCCGGGATGTGGCGGGCTTTGCCGGTCCGGATATGAGCGAAAGTCTTTATGGCCTGAAGGCCAGGTCGGCAATATGCGCCCCGCTGTGCGCCGGGGAAACGACGATTGGCGTGTTTTTCCTTGATACAACTCGACACGAGCGCCAGTTTGGCGAGGTGGACCTTCTCTTCTTTTCAACCCTTTCTGCTATGATTGCAGAAAAGGTCGCGAATGTCCGACTCTCAGAGATTGCCAGGGAAAAGCGGAGACTAGATGCGGAGCTAGTGGCCGCCAGTGACATTCAGGCGCATCTCTTCCCCGCGGAACTGCCCACGGTCGCAGGATATGACCTTTCGGTGCGCGTCCATCCCTGTCGCGAAATCGGGGGAGATTATTTCGATGTCTTCGCCGTTGGAGGCACCTATGTGATTACGATTGCCGATGTCGTTGGCAAGGGTATCGGCGCAGCCATGCTGATGTCAAATCTGCAGGCTATGGTGCGATCCCTGGCGCAGCAGTTCTCCGAGCCCTCCCTGCTTCTGGAAAAGATCAATGCCGATCTCATCAGCCGGGTGGGTGAAGGACGGTTCATCACCTGTTTTCTGATGACGCTCAATTCCCGCAATCACCAGATCCGGTATGCCAATGCGGGGCACAACCAGCCGTTGCTCTGCCGCTGCACCGGGGAGATCGTTCCTTTAGACTTTTCTTTTACAGTTAATTGGGCTTTTGTGCCCATTGGGATCTCTAACCTTCTGAATTCACTGTATCGCTCTTTGAAAAAATCGGGGCCATCTCAAAAATGTGGTGCCAAATGA